TTGTTCTGGTTTCAGTTCTTTGAAGCAGAAAACGCTTCATATCAGCTACATTTGCCTCTTGAGTTGGAGGGACATCAGCTGCAGGCTTCTTTGCTGTTGCCGCCGCCGGCTTTGCTGCCGGTTTTGCTGCTGTAGCTGAAACAGCCCCCGTTTTCTTTGCAGCTGCTTGTAACTTAGCTGCTTGAAGTGGCGGCTTTTTCGCAGCACCACCTCCACCACCCGGCGTATTTCCGGTGGGTTTATCTTGGTCAGCCATAGGATTCTCCTTTTATCTCCTTATTGACAGGTTAACGAACTGCAAAAATTAATGACTTGACTTTTAGATCATCAATGTGATTACTAAATATAAAGATGTTTCCAAAAAACATTCTGAGCAAACGTACAAAATGATTTTAATTTTCCAGCAAATGGAAAATTATTTTCTGAGAATAAAATTTACGCTGTTGTCACGGCGCTAAGTCAATGATGCTTATGAATTTACTTTTTCTGGCTAAATCGCCAAAACCTCATTTACTTCAAAATTTTCTCTAATGTATTGCTCAAGTTCTTGAAAATTGTTGGCTTTAAAGTCGGCCAGAATGGGTTGGGTTTTCTTTTCGCCAATAAACTGTCCACCAACCACAAAACTTATATTTTTTCGCTTCAACGCTTTTCTGAACTGCTCATATTTGCGATACACGCCCACTTCTAAACGCGCAACCGTCACCGACATACAAAGCATATCGGGATTGATAAGATTTACAACCGATAGAAGATCTTTAAACGGTACCGAAGAGCCTACAAATATAACCTCAAATCCTAAACTTTGGCACACAAGCGACACGCCATGAGATGCGATTTCGTGGTACTCCGATTCAGGACAAGTGCAAACAACCGCTTTTCTCACACCAAATCGCTTAGCGTGATCTCCTGCTTGCTGTCCATTTTCGGCAACGGCAGGCGCTCTTGTCTTTAGCCCGGTGCCAGCGTGAGGCACTAGCGATTTTCCCATCCCTGCGTGGCGCGCCCGTTTATCTTGTTTTGCCTCGTATCTCGCTTTCAAACGGATAATGGCCTCTATCAAAAGGTTGGAAATAATGTGCTCTTCTGCGACGCAGATTTTTTTTGACTCCCACAGTTTTCCAACATTTTCCATGGCCGGTGAGATTAATTTGTCAAAGATCGCAGCAAATGAAAGATCTTGCTCAAATGCTTTAATTAAAAGAACATCTATTTCTTCTTTGTTATAACTTAGGAGACTATTCAACAACCGAATCGAAAGCGCATCGGTATCTCCCTTTACCAAGAGTATTTCCGTTCCCAAATCAAGGTTATCAGATGATTGCTTCTCAATTTTGAGTCGTTCTATCTGTTCTTCTGGAATGGTGATTTTATTTTTGCTAATAAAATCGAGAACGTCTTCCAGTTTAAATTTTCGGTGGCGACCGATGGTTTTATGGTGCTTAATCAAGCCCATATTCGACCATCGCTTGACGGTCGTTTCGCCAACACCGCAAAGCTCTGATAACTCACGAGTTGAAAAATAATGCTGCATTGCTCATCACTAAAACACAATAAACAAACCCGTGTTAGCGCTTAACTAACATCACTTAAGTTACAAAATCACATTTTGGGGAGCAAAACGACTATTTCTCAAAACAGGCGAATTTTAACAGAATTTGAAATATGCTAAGCCATAAAATTAAAGGCTATGGATTCATTTAACGGCCAAAACGGCCATTCATAAGCAAAGCCTGTCGTTTTCTGCAAAATCAAAGCATTTTTGAGTCAAGAAATTATCGTCAAGCTATAAAAAAAGCTATCCGCTTTTTACACGGATAGCTTTTGAAACTCAAATCCTATCACAACCCCAAATCACTGATTCTGGCGTTATTCGTCTCCTTGTTGTTGCTTCATTTGCTGAACTTCCACACGAATATCTTGGGCTTTTTGCTTTAAATCCGACATGGATTTGCGTACGCGAGTTCCAGCCGATTTATTGCCTTTTTCATAGAATTTGCGAAAATCCTCTTCCATTGCCTCAATCATGGACTTGAGTTCTGCGAACCTGTTCATCTTCAGGAAAATTTAAAATTAATGTTAAACTTTTTCTGCCTTTTGGATCACCTGCGCATCTTGCATGAAACGCTGCAAGCCAAGGTCGGTTAAAGGATGCTTAACCAATTGGCTAATGACATTGAATGGAATCGTTGCAACGTCGGCGCCAAGCATGGCAGATTCAACAACATGTCCTGGATGGCGAACGCTGGCAACAATAACCTGCGTCTCGATGGCATAATTTCGGAACATGTGAACGATCTGTTCAATGAGCATCATCCCGTCGGTGCTGATATCGTCCAAACGACCGACAAACGGGCTGACATAGGTTGCGCCGGCTTTGGCTGCAAGCAAGGCTTGGCTCGGTGAAAATGCCAAAGTCGCATTGGTTTTAATGCCTTGGTTGGAAAAATGCTTGATTGCACGAATGCCATCAACCGTAATGGGCACTTTGATGACCACATTTTCGTGAATTTTGGCAAGCTCTTCCCCTTCAACAATCATTTCATCTGTTTTGAGACTAATGACTTCTGCGCTAACAGGCCCATCTACAATTTCGCAGATTTTTCGGATGTGCTCTTTGAAATCGTCGTAAGAAATCGATCCTGCGTTTGCGATTTTGGCGACAAGTGAAGGGTTGGTGGTCACACCGTCCAAAACCCCAAGTTTTTGCGCTTCTTGAATTTCTTCAAGATTGGCCGTATCAATGAAAAATTTCATCTATCCATCTCGTTTTTAGGTTTTTGGAAAACGACTACTTGACATCAAGTTCTTGGCTTTGCGAAAGCATCGCATTAAAATCGCGAGCTACTCTGCCTTCCCAACCTTTTTTATGGTAGCCATAACCAGCAATGAGCGGGAACGCGATCGTGGCTTCGCTGAAAATCATCTGTTCGAGAGCTGTATCAACTTTGCCCCAGGAGCTGGCTTCTTTTAAAGTCGAACCGGAAAGTCCGCCATCGCGCTCGTCGGCAACCGTAATTTGGATGGCGTATTTGTGCATGGTCGCATCTTCGTATCCTAAAACCTCAGCCGCAACAACAATGTCCTGTGTGAAGTTTTTCGGAACGCCGCCGCCGACCATCAAAATACCGGTCGTGTCGTTCTCGATTTTAATTCGAGTTAATTCTCTGAAATCTTTGGCGGAGTCAATTGCTACATGAGCGTCCGGCTTGTGCCATTGATGATGTACCAATCCAAAGCCTGCGGAGCAGTCGGAAAATGCAGGAACAAAAATGGGCACGCCTTTTTTGTAGCAGGTATAAACAATGGAATTTTTATCCTTGCCATGTTCTTCCAAATAGCGCCCCATTTCAACGATGAACTCACGCGAAGAGTAGGCCCGAGGTTCAAGCGTGTTGGCGATTTCTGCCACGGTGTCGTCACAAATTCTCAAGTCGTCTTCGTCGATGTACGTGTCATAAATTCGGTCGATGTGCAAATCTCTGAGTATCGCATCATCAATAAAAGGTGTGCCGATATAGTGCTTGAAGCCAAGCGCTTCAAAGAAATCCTGGTCGACGATGTTCGCTCCGGTTGAAACAATGGCATCGACCATGTTATGCTCAATTAAATCTATAATTACCTGCTTTAAGCCTGCGCTGATCAGGGAGCCAGCAAGCGTTAAAATCACCGCGCAGTCTTTGTCATTTAACATCATGTCGTAAATCTTGGCTGCGCGTGCAAGATTTCTGGCCTGAAATGCCGTTTTTCCCATATCGTCAACAAGCGAGACGACATTGTGCGCTTTGATGTCGATGTGTTGAACAACATCCTGAAGAAAATCCTTTTTTGTGAATGATGACACGGTTGTATTGAGGATAAGTTGACAAGTTGATTGTGACATAAAAAAAGGGGTAAGCGGCACTATATCACACTCCTGTACTACTGGATGCTGCTTCCTTCCGGACCTGACATGGTTAAGTAGACTGAAGTTGTATAGGACTTACCCCAAACTTATAAAATTTCCCGGTTATTGTCTTTTTGGTAGGCATTTAAATAAACCGGACTTCTAATTTAAGCCTTCTATTTCGGATTACCAAAAAACAAAATGCCTTTTTTGAAAAAAACAGGCTACTTTTTTAATATAAAATGGCCGTTCAAACAATACGCTTTCGCTGGCTTCAAAACAAGACGACGTATTTTAAATTTTCTTCAAAAAAATGCCCCTTTAAAACTTTCAGCGTTAGGCTTTGGTTAAAGAAAAAAGTAAATATTACTATTTAGCTATATAGCTAAATATCAAGTTTTTCATAAAAACTAAATAGTGAATTCTTATGCAAAAGGTAAACATCAGTGACGATATTTTTTGGGTGGGTGTAAACGATCGCCGCACCGAGCTTTTTGAGAACATGTGGCCGATTCCGCAAGGCGTTTGCTACAACTCTTATATTATTAATGATGAGAAAGTGGCGATTGTCGATACCGTTGAAGTGAGTGCGGTGGATGAATATCTAGATAAACTTGAGCAGATCATCGGCGATGATAGAACCGTGGATTATTTGATTATCAACCACATGGAGCCAGACCATTCTGGTGCGGTGAGAAGCATTCGCCAAAAGTACCCGAATGTAGCTATCGTTGGAAACAAGAAAACTTTTGAAATGTTGGAAAAATTCTATGGCATTTCCGACAATTTGCACTTGGTTGAAGACGGCGACGAACTTGAGCTCGGCAGCCACAAATTGAAATTCTACATGACGCCCAT
Above is a window of Chloroherpeton thalassium ATCC 35110 DNA encoding:
- a CDS encoding 1,9-bis(guanidino)-5-aza-nonane synthase, yielding MSSFTKKDFLQDVVQHIDIKAHNVVSLVDDMGKTAFQARNLARAAKIYDMMLNDKDCAVILTLAGSLISAGLKQVIIDLIEHNMVDAIVSTGANIVDQDFFEALGFKHYIGTPFIDDAILRDLHIDRIYDTYIDEDDLRICDDTVAEIANTLEPRAYSSREFIVEMGRYLEEHGKDKNSIVYTCYKKGVPIFVPAFSDCSAGFGLVHHQWHKPDAHVAIDSAKDFRELTRIKIENDTTGILMVGGGVPKNFTQDIVVAAEVLGYEDATMHKYAIQITVADERDGGLSGSTLKEASSWGKVDTALEQMIFSEATIAFPLIAGYGYHKKGWEGRVARDFNAMLSQSQELDVK
- a CDS encoding B12-binding domain-containing protein, which encodes MQHYFSTRELSELCGVGETTVKRWSNMGLIKHHKTIGRHRKFKLEDVLDFISKNKITIPEEQIERLKIEKQSSDNLDLGTEILLVKGDTDALSIRLLNSLLSYNKEEIDVLLIKAFEQDLSFAAIFDKLISPAMENVGKLWESKKICVAEEHIISNLLIEAIIRLKARYEAKQDKRARHAGMGKSLVPHAGTGLKTRAPAVAENGQQAGDHAKRFGVRKAVVCTCPESEYHEIASHGVSLVCQSLGFEVIFVGSSVPFKDLLSVVNLINPDMLCMSVTVARLEVGVYRKYEQFRKALKRKNISFVVGGQFIGEKKTQPILADFKANNFQELEQYIRENFEVNEVLAI
- the fsa gene encoding fructose-6-phosphate aldolase, coding for MKFFIDTANLEEIQEAQKLGVLDGVTTNPSLVAKIANAGSISYDDFKEHIRKICEIVDGPVSAEVISLKTDEMIVEGEELAKIHENVVIKVPITVDGIRAIKHFSNQGIKTNATLAFSPSQALLAAKAGATYVSPFVGRLDDISTDGMMLIEQIVHMFRNYAIETQVIVASVRHPGHVVESAMLGADVATIPFNVISQLVKHPLTDLGLQRFMQDAQVIQKAEKV